A stretch of the Lineus longissimus chromosome 10, tnLinLong1.2, whole genome shotgun sequence genome encodes the following:
- the LOC135494789 gene encoding arginine/serine-rich coiled-coil protein 2-like, with product MGWYSDSDDDRRKYKKKKRRRSRSGSLSSDSSYSSRQSKTKKSKKPKHKKRKSRSRSLERSKRRRSYSRSHSRSKDRYDRYESRRGRRSRSKERRYRSRSRSRSHDRSRSRDRHYRSRSRSRERSYRARSRSRSRDRRRSRSRSRSKERRYNYKSRSRSRSASRRSSRRSTPEKRKIKEKDLKIEQDDPTAHIPGFDKMPPLKQAEIRMQLALKAADAANEKLKAQGVLAGAAASSTLAPSVADQLNRAKIIEDIESDGFRPVSFKSGVPIKPKKSKSNGNGVSDEMSHEMAMFGTGNAPVDLDTMIKKRIESDALLGNILYEDMETKMKRWVQKLTMMRRQNLEGEAMS from the exons atGGGATGGTATTCGGACAGCGATGACGATAGGCGAAAatacaagaagaagaagaggagacgATCAAG gtcTGGTAGTCTTAGCAGTGACTCGTCCTACAGCAGCAGGCAATCAAAGACGAAAAAGTCCAAGAAACCTAAACATAAGAAAAGGAAGTCGCGCAGTAGATCTCTGGAGCGCTCCAAAA GAAGAAGAAGTTATTCAAGGAGTCATTCAAGGTCAAAAGATAGATATGACAGGTATGAAAGCAGACGAGGTCGAAGGTCAAGATCAAAGGAAAGGCGCTATAGGTCAcgaagtaggtcaaggtcacatgaTAGAAGTAGGTCAAGAGACAGGCACTACAGGTCTAGGTCGAGATCAAGGGAAAGGTCATATAGAGCTcgctcaaggtcaaggtcaagagaTAGACGTAGATCTAGgtctaggtcaaggtcaaaagagAGGCGGTACAACTAcaagtcaaggtcaaggtcgagaTCGGCATCAAGGAGGTCGTCACGGCGATCAACGCCAGAGAAAAGAAAAATTAAAGAGAAAGATCTAAAGATTGAGCA GGATGATCCCACAGCTCATATTCCAGGCTTTGATAAAATG CCTCCTTTGAAACAAGCGGAGATCAGGATGCAGCTTGCCCTGAAGGCAGCAG ATGCTGCCAATGAAAAGCTGAAAGCCCAAGGTGTGCTGGCTGGGGCAGCTGCGTCTTCTACATTGGCTCCTTCTGTCGCTGACCAGCTGAATAGAGCCAAGATAATTGAGGATATAGAGAGTGATGGTTTCAGGCCAGTGTCGTTCAAATCGGGTGTTCCAATCAAACCTAAG AAGAGTAAATCTAATGGTAATGGAGTGTCAGATGAAATGAGTCATGAGATGGCCATGTTTGGTACGGGGAATGCCCCAGTCGATCTCGACACTATGATCAAGAAGAGGATAGAGAGTGATGCCCTCCTTGGCAATATA CTTTATGAAGACATGGAGACAAAGATGAAACGTTGGGTTCAGAAACTGACAATGATGCGGAGGCAAAATTTAGAAGGAGAGGCGATGTCTTGA
- the LOC135494686 gene encoding presenilin-associated rhomboid-like protein, mitochondrial isoform X2 → MALIREFNAHWNSLSPGNKVAAGLIALNVGVFLLWRIPALEPFMVRFFCSNPASGAPLWSMVGATFSHYSFFHLAVNMYVLWSFSNIIGRVLGKEQFLGVYMTAGMVSSLFSYAAKTIRPSLIPSLGASGAIMAILGATCIAFPDSRLSIAFIGDLVPHSFSADSAMKFLIAFDTIGLLLGWKYFDHAAHLGGMLFGIWYMKYGNKIIWRKRESFLRHWHEIRGKPR, encoded by the exons ATGGCCCTAATACGAGAG TTTAATGCTCACTGGAACAGTCTTAGTCCTGGCAACAAAGTAGCTGCAGGTCTCATAGCTTTGAATGTTGGTGTGTTTCTCCTGTGGAGGATACCAGCTTTAGAGCCTTTCATGGTTAGGTTTTTTTGCTCAAATCCAGCATCAG GTGCTCCATTGTGGTCAATGGTTGGTGCCACGTTTAGTCACTATTCCTTCTTCCACTTGGCCGTCAATATGTACGTGTTGTGGTCGTTCTcaaatatcataggcagggtaCTAGGAAAGGAACAGTTTCTAGGAGTTTACATGACTGCCG GTATGGTGtcgtcattatttagttatgcCGCCAAAACAATACGACCGAGTCTCATACCATCGTTAGGGGCA TCTGGAGCAATTATGGCCATTCTAGGAGCGACATGTATAGCATTCCCAGATTCAAGACTTAGTATAGCATTTATAGGCGATCTGGTACCACATTCGTTTTCTGCCGATAGT GCCATGAAGTTTCTGATAGCATTTGATACAATTGGCTTATTACTCGGGTGGAAGTATTTTGATCATGCAGCACATTTAGGAGGAATGCTCTTTGGAAT CTGGTATATGAAATATGGAAATAAAATAATCTGGAGAAAACGAGAGAGCTTCCTTAGGCATTGGCACGAAATAAGGGGGAAACCAAGATAG